ACGCTTCCTGATGGAGTCCAGGACCGGGGGCAGGACTTGTGCCTGCCTCCTTGAGTGGTATCTGCCCTCGCGAGTATCTATACTGCAAACGGGTTAAAACTTTACTTTTTGTCGAGAATTCAGGAGTCAGGAGTCAGAACAAAGGCTATCTTTTCTTCTGACTTCTGACTCCTGGATTCTGACTCCTATCCAATATTTCGTCACCTGCCAGCCGGCCGTCTACCTGCCAAATCGAGCCCAGCCCGGCAGCCCGGTGACACAGAACCCGTACCGCCATCCGCAACCACCGGCTCCCCGGCCTGATGGCTGAGGCTGGGTTTGGCCCTGTACTCTGGGTCTGCCGGGCGATCGAAAGCCACGGCCCTGGAAACCCTGGCTGGTTCCGTTTCGGAAACCACGCCGGCGGGAGGAGCTCGCAGAGCCGGGCACGCTAAACCCCGCGCAGAAACCTGCTGCACGGCCAGTCATTGGCCCCATTCCTGTCGGACCAGTTCCATCTCCTCTTGGCATGGCAATATTCTCCTTTCGCTTTTTTTCTTTCCTGGCCCACTGTTTCCTGATAGCCTGTGGATGGGTATGCCGTAATTCCGCCATGCCGAGCGCCAGGCCAGGTCCTGCCCGGCATGCCGAGCTCTTCAGGCAGCAGCCCCATCACAGCCAGCCAGCAATCCTGCTGTCTTCCCTCCGAATGTTCCGTTCGTCTTTCGTTGTTCCCCATTCTGGCTGCTACACGGGACAACTGATTGCCCTGCAAGATAGAATGCATACATTCGTGGATGCATCAGTCGTGCCATACTAAAAGCGAAATAGAACCTTTTAGATATAAGTGTTTTAAAATAAAGTAATTATCAAAGTCGTGAACAGGGTTGAAGAAAGGAAATAAGATCGCTTTTCCGCGACTCAAGGTCATTCATAGAGTAGCAGAAATGAGATTGTGGAGTAATGCTTTGCAAGCAGGTATTGAAGGCAGGAAAAGGGGAAGGAGCTTTACCCATACCCTGGGTAACTCATTATTCAGAAAGAGCAAAAAGTTCAATATTCACCCGTTCGTAGTATAACAAAGTACGGACGGCCTGTCCTGTCTGGTGAACTTGGACTGACCGGCCCTCTTGCCGGTTCCGATATTGCTGGTATCACCGATCCATCTGAAAACCTGTATTTTATTTCTTGTAATGATCTTGGTTTCCTTGTAGAATTTTAATTCATTGGATTATGGAACCTTGGTAAGGCGAGTACCGTCAAGATGAACGGAATTCGAGAGGAGCACCGAAAAGCTATGGGACCAATTTGCTCCCCGTTCTTCTTTGTCTCCACTTTTGTCTCAAACAAATGGTATAATAAATCTGGATAAACCTGAAACCCGTTGAGTTATTTAAAAATGGAGTATGTTATTGCCAGTACAGCACGGCGGAAGCCCCTAATAGTTTGAGCAACAGCTATGGTCTTCGTTTCAGCCATTCCATCATTCCCGGTAGTTACGGGAATGACGGTAATGCTGTGATGCAGGGAGCAGGTATCCCCTGTGGCAACCTCTATGGCATTGGATTTACCCTTTGAAAAAATTGTAGAAACAGTTAAAAGTCTCAGTGAAGAAGAGAAAGAAAAACTATTTTTTATTATTAACGAAGATTATGCTAAAGCCCAGGTAAAATGAAAAATGAGGCTTGGAAAGAACATCAGGCGAACCAAAGTGTTCCTTCAGAGGACCTGAAGTGAGTTATAATGTTTTTCTTTCCAGGAAAGCTCACAGGCAATATACCGGCCTTGACCATCACATTCAGGATAGAATCAAGTCAATACTCTCTCAACTCAAAGAAAACCCCTGCAAAGGATTTTCCCTTTCGGGAGAAAAATATGCTGGATTACGGTGTGTAAAGATCAAGCATAAGGCTGTGGAATATCGTATGGTATAGGATATTTGATGGCACGGTTGAGCTTAATATCTGGAAACTCGTGCCTGATTATATGAGCAAGATGCAGTTCTATCTGGCCCTGCTCCATGATCGATGTTGCTCAAAGAGTTTCTACCAAATTTTAGCCGATAAACCTCTGTAGGTTCCGGCTGGATGCTTGATATACATGACTTCTCCCTTAAACTTCGACTAGAAAAAATGCTCTTGCATGATTACAATAAAACCAGGTGGGGCAGATGACCAGCATACTTAACGTTCATATTTTACTAGGAGGTGCAAACTATGAAGGCAGCCCTGAAAAAACAGCTTGATGAAATGACAGAAGATGAGCTTCAGCATCTTCTCAGGAGAGATTATTTAAGAAGGTTGACCCGGTACAGGATGACGGATGACTTTTACCGGCAAAAATATAATATGGATTTTGAGAGTTTCGAGAAGGCAAATATTGTCCAAAAAGAGAATTACAGCTTTGAGGTTGAATCTGATGCACAAGAGTGGGAACTTGCAGTTGATGGGATACAGACACTGGAAAAGAAGCTGAAGGAACTCTCTGGTGAAAATCAATAATATTATCAAAGAGGCCGGTGATGTAGCTGATAAAAACGATTTTTACCTGATCGAGAGAGACAGGACTGACAACATCATCAATTTA
This portion of the bacterium genome encodes:
- a CDS encoding DUF5320 domain-containing protein, with protein sequence MPRGDGTGPTGMGPMTGRAAGFCAGFSVPGSASSSRRRGFRNGTSQGFQGRGFRSPGRPRVQGQTQPQPSGRGAGGCGWRYGFCVTGLPGWARFGR